In the genome of Pararhizobium qamdonense, the window CGCATCGATCGAGGCGGCGCTCCGCACTGTGCCGGCGGTCTGCGCCTCACCTGTGCCGGCTGACCCGATTTCCGAAGTCTGCCGGAGCGCGCGAATGCCTTCCGGCGACAGCGCCCAGTCGGGCGACTGTACGGCAATCCGCCGGCGGGTGCGCAACACGTCGCGAGCGATGGTGAGTTCATGGGTTGGGGTGCGGGTGTCGCGAAATGCGTCGTGGAGGACGAGGTCTTCGAGGTGGACGAGCTCGCCGTCGATCCAGAGCGAAGCGCAGGCGTCGGTGAACTGGGATCGTTCGATCCATCCCTGACCGACCGGTGAGCGGGCGACGCGCTCGTCCAGACGCGTAAGCGCGACGCCGGCGTCGAAAGCCGGCCGCATCAGGGCTGATATGCTGATTTTCGAAAAGTCATAAGCCATTGAAATCATGGTAAACGAAGTCTTACAGGAACTCTATACCAATATTGCAGTTCGCCACATGGTATGATTGCCAGTTGTGGTTCTAACCATCGATAAGTACCTCTTATCGATGGTAGTTGATCTGGTCTCGCAAATCGGAAAGAATCGGGGCCAATCATGGCCCTGGAGGCCGCTGAAACCGTCCTTTTGGAGCGTCCGTGGCCAAAGCCAAACAATCATTGACCGCCGTCGAACGACGCGCCGAAGAACTCGACACCATCGCCGCGGTCCTGCCGATGGAGCGCCGCGACGAGCTCGCCGAGCTGCTGACCGACCACGACGTCGAAACGCTGCGCCATCTGGTCAACCAGGGCATGGGCGACAATACCCTGCGCGCCCTGACCTCGGACCTCGCCTATCTGGAAGCCTGGGGCTTGGCCGCCACCAAAAAGTCGCTGCCCTGGCCGGCGCCCGAGGCGCTGCTGCTAAAATTCGTCGCGCATCACCTCTGGGATCCGGAAAAACGGGCTTCCGCACCCGATCATGGTATGCCGACCGACGTCGACGATAGCCTCAGGAGCCAAGGGTTCCTCAAATCCGTCGGCCCACACGCGCCAGCAACGGTGCGGCGGCGCCTGGCCAACTGGTCGACGCTGACCAAGTGGCGGGGCCTCGACGGCGCGTTCGCCTCCCCTGCTCTCAAATCGGCCATTCGTCTCGCCGTCCGCGCCGTACCCCGAATGCGGGGTCGCAAGAGCGCCAAGGCAGTCACCGGTGACGTGTTGGCAAAGCTGCTGTCGACCTGCGCGACCGACAGCCTGCGCGATCTACGTGACCGGGCGATCCTGATGGTCGCCTTTGCCTCCGGTGGTCGCCGGCGCAGCGAGATCGCCGCGCTTCGTGTGGAGCAGCTGACCGTCGAGCCGCCGGTCGAGATGCCGGACGGCCCTCCCCTCCCCTCTCTCGCCATCCATCTCGGTCGGACGAAAACCACGACTGGAGAGCAGGACGATATCGTCTATCTGACCGGCCGGCCGGTGGAGGCGCTGAATGCCTGGATGGCCGCGGCGAAGATCGACAAGGGGAGCGTGTTTCGGGGGATCGGGCGATGGTCCACCGTTTCGAAGCGGGCGATCGATCCGCAGTCGGTCAATGCGATCCTCAAGCAGCGGGCGGTGATGGCCGGGTTGGACAGCGGAGAGTTTTCGGCGCACGGGCTTCGGTCGGGTTACCTGACGGAGGCTGCCAATCGCGGCATCCCCCTCCCCGAAGCGATGGAGCAATCACGCCACCGCTCTGTCCAGCAAGCGTCCAGTTATTATAACAACGCGACACGGCGCAGCGGTAGGGCGGCGCGAATGCTTTAGGTTCGTGCGCCACCTCTTTTGCCGAGCCCTTTTGGAAAGGAACGGCGGGAAACTTACGAAGCCAGGCCGTGATCTCCGCTCAACATCTTACCGTCGCGTCTACCTTCTTGCCTATCTGCATTGCAGCGACCGCCACGGGGTGAGACCAATCGTAGTCAGCGGCATGCTAAAAAGCTGGAACTCCCTGCGCATGGACAAAACAGAGTTTGTTTCCCTCAGGGTCGCGACAATAAGCAGCGTAAAAATCCTCCGCATATTGTGGCCTTATACCGGGCGCTCCTTCATCAAGAGCGCCGTTCTGCATTGCTGTTGCCCAAGCAAGGTCGATGCATTCTCTTGATGGCGCTGCAAAACTGATCTGCACTCCGTTGCCCCACGTCGCTGGTAGCCCGTTGATGGGGTGCCGGAGGACGAACTGCGGCCAACGCCTGTCGCCTTTACGCCAGATAACACCCGCCTCACCGATGTCGTCAAATTCGACGACCCGCCGCAGATCGAGTGGTGCCAAAACAGCGTCGTAAAACGCGACCATCGGTTCAAGTTCGCGAGCGCCGATCATGATGTGACTGAACATGTGAATTCCCGTGGTAAAGGTGTGCGATACGCCGTGGTCTACGGTCCTGCTGGAGATCCGCGACCACCCTCCCCTGTCCGCCGAGGCAAGGTAGCTGCCGTTCAGAAGATGCCAATGTTTGTTACACCTGGCTGAGAAACCCCTCCGTCGACGAGATTTCCAACTGCACCGAGAACCGATCACCTAACAATTCGAGCGAGGCGTCATGGGTATCATCCGCGCCACTACAGACGGCATCTTTCAAAAGGATAACGCGATAGCCAAGGTCGATAGCTCCGAGGGCTGCAGCCAATACACACACGTCCGTCTCCCCGCCCGAGATCGCGATGGTCTCAACCTTTTCCCCCGCCAACACGCGATGAAGCTCACCGGTGGTCCATGGCGAATATGTCATCTTGTCGAAGATCCGGGCGGGCGGAACCAAGGCCTTCAATGACGGGACGAGATCGACCATGTCCGGTTCCAATCGATCCAGGGTCATGGTGTCCCATTTCTCGTAGTAGCTCCGCCACATACCCAACATATCCTCTGCTCGCTTGGGCGGCACGAAGCGCGTGAACACCGTCTGTTGAGGATGTCGCCGCGCAATCTCCTGGACCTGAGGCGAAACCTCTTTCATCCATGGCACATGCCAGGGCGTATCTTCAGCGAACATCCGCTGCATATCGATGCACAAGTGGATCCAGGGACTGTCGTTCATCGTCTCCTCTCCTTGACACGAACCAACACAACAAAGAACGGTTGCGATTGCGGTCGAGCCTCTTTCGCTCAGCCATTTAATCGAACGGCGCTATTGGCAGGGCGCGTTTGTGTCCGCTCGCCCAATACGTCTTGAGAATACGTTGCCGTGCCGGTTCAGCGATCGCCTTCCCTTCCAGGAAATTATCAATGTCGTCGTAGGTGACACCATAGACGTCTTCATCGGGACGAAGAGGCGCATCAGATTCAAGATCAGCTGTCGGCACCTTGAGTACCAGTTCCGGCGGAGCGCCCATCTGCTCAGCCATGGCCCTCACCCGTCGTTTTGTCAGGCCGGCGAGCGGCAATAGGTCGGCCGCACCGTCGCCGAATTTTGTGAAGAACCCCATGAGCGCTTCGGCCGCCTGATCAGTCCCGATCACCAATCCTCTGGTTGACCCAGCCAGCGCGTACTGCGCGATCATTCGCTGGCGTGCTTTGATATTGCCAAGATGAAAGTGTTTGCGATCCGGTTCCACCAGATCCTCTCCCTCTGCAATCACCGCGTCCAGCATGGCGTCCGCTGCTGGCTTGATATCAATTGTGACGATACGGTCCGGCCTGATGACGCTGAGGGACTTTTGTGCGTCTGTCTCGTCGGCCTGGACGCCATAGGGCAATCGGACGGCAATGAATCGGGCATCGTATTCATCGGCTCGAAGTTCCGAAACCGCGGATTGCGCGAGTAAGCCGGCGGCAAGAGAGTCGACACCGCCGCTAATTCCGAGAACAAAGGTTCGGCATGACGCCTGGCGCAAATAGTGGCTCAGAAAGTCGATGCGACGCCGAGCCTCAAGCGCCGCATCAAAATCGGCAGTGACCCCAAGAGCTTGTGAAATTGAGTGCTGCTCGTTGTCCATTTCTAATCCGTAGGCTGTTCGTTTGTCGTTGTCTGCGCGAGGGGTCACGACATCAGAGGCTGCTCTTTTTTCCAATCGCGGTAAGGTGTCATCATCTGTCCGGGGAAGCGCCGTTCGATCTCTTCTTCCACGAGCGCAATGCGGGAAAGCGTCTCCTCCCGATCACTGGCGTCGTCCTCGCTATGCTTTTCCAGCGCGCTCATCGTGGCAAAAATCTCGTCACTCGTCATCACCTCAAGTCGGGTCGCGAAATCCGAAACGCCCTCATTCAAAATGTCATTGGCTGTCATCACATGCCTCCCTGCATGCGCTGAAAACCATAACAATATGAAATTGTTCCTTGTCTCGGAACTCGACGGCGTCGCGGTGGTTTATCCGGCCATCCACAACAGGAGTATCGTCATGAAAAGAACCCTCATTCTCGCATCCATACTTCTCGCAACGGCCGGATCTGCAGCCCTGGCACAGTCCACCGCCGAAAAGACCGGCGTGAATTCTGTCATGGGTGTCGCGCCAAAGACCGAAGACTTCGTCCTTGAGGCGGCCAGTAGCGACATGTTCGAGATTGAATCCAGCAAGCTTGCCGTGGAACGATCGGACGAAAAGACCAAGGCATTTGCACAGCAGATGCTGACCGACCACCAGAAGACTTCTGATGAGCTGAAAGCCATGGTGACGGCGGGCAAGGTCAAGGCTACAATCCCGACGGCCATGTCGTCCGCTCATCAGGGCATGCTGGACGATCTCAAGAAGCTTCAGGGCGAAGAGTTCACCAAGCAGTATCACTCCGACCAGGAAGACGTGCATGAAGATGCGGTCGATCTGTTCAAGCGCTACGGCGACGAGGGCGAGAACGCCGAGCTGAAGGCTTGGGCTGCAAAGACCCGGCCGGCGCTCGAGCATCACCTCCAGATGGCAACAGAGATGAACAAGTAATCATTCCTCCAGCCCCCGCCGAGTTCGTCTCGCGGGGGCATTTCTTTGAGGACGCCATGCTGATCGGCTACCACGCCTCTCACGAACAGTTTTCGCCTAGCCAACTCCTGGACTACGTCCAGGCTGCTGAGCGTGCTGGTTTCCAAGCCATCATGACGTCCGATCATTTGGCGCCGTGGAGCTCTAGACAAGGTAACTCAGGCAACAACTGGGCTTGGCTCGGGGCAGCGATGGCGAAGACGACATTGCCCTTCGGTAGCCTCGCGATACCAGGAGGGTGGCGTTATCATCCCGTCGTACTCGCGCATCTCATAGCGACCCTGTCGGAAATGTTTCCGGATCGGCTGCGCTGGATCGCAATGGGAAGCGGCGAAGCCCTCAACGAAAAGACCGTGGGACGCGGTTGGCCGAATAAGAAGGAGCGCAACGACAGATTGGAAGCGGGTTCAGAAATCATCCGAGCGCTGCTCGCAGGCGAGATGGTGACCTCTGATCATCCGCACCACAAAACGGAGCAAGCAAAGCTGTGGTCACTTCCAAAGAATCCACCATTGCTGTTAGGTGCGGCGCTGACCAAGCAGACCGCAACCTGGCTGGGGAAAATGGGCGGACGGACTGGTTACAGTTCGGAAACCGACAAACGAACTGAAGCCGGTGGTAGAGGCGTTCAAGTCGAGCGGCGGCGCGGGCAAGCCTCTTGCTCTCCAGCTTCAAGTCTCCTGGGCGCCTACAGTCGATGAGGCGCGAATGGCCGCCTGGCATGAGTGGCGCAATGCAGCCGTCAAACCGGATCTGTTGGCCGAGCTGAAAACCCCAGCGGAATTTGATGCCGAGACACGCGATGTGACTCCCGAAGAAATGGACGAGTTGATCCCGTTGGTTACGCGCTTCTCGATCTCATCGACGAAGGCGCATCCTGCGGTTTTGATGAGATCTACATCCATAACGTATCCCGGAATCAACGCAGGTTTTTGGATTTCATGACCGAGCAGGTAATTAGAAAGTTGAAGTGACGCAAAACCCAGTCTTTATTGCTCCCCCCGGGCAACCCTATGAATCTAATGATAAAACTATTCATATGTACGGCTGACAACTGAATACCACCGAGCAGAGGTCTTGAAGCAAGGATGACCTGAAACTGCGCGAAAAACCCGGTCCGCAAAGAGGCGTCCTGCTGGGCGCGAATGGTCATGCCGATTTGCGCCCATCGGGCTCCTGCGTCCGAAGCAACGCCATCAGCATCGGCCCTAGCGAGAACTCGCCTCTTTCCGCTCGCCGTGTTAGATCGCGCAGATATCCGCCGGGTGAACTGATGTGCCCTGCCCGCTCAAGAACGCAGGCCATTGCGACCGCGGCGTTCTCAGGCCCCATCACCTCGCAGGCCTCCTGATAGGCCGACGGGCTCACCCCGAGTGTCGTTCGCACCACCACTGCGGCGGTCATCAGCTCCCGCCAATGCGAGATTACGCCGCCTGCGCCGTAATCCGATATTTGTGGGCAAGCCCGAAGCACCATACCCAACGGGAAAGCCTTTATCGGCTCAGCAGCCGATCTCCTTTGTGGCACCATCCTCTCGCCCTGCTCGTTTCTAGAGCTAGGTTCAAATTCATTTAAGGATTCGGTATTTGAATTCTGTATGTGATGGCGGTTTCCGCTATCATTGGTGTCGGATTCTGTGGAAATAAGCTGGATTTCCAGCATGTTGATAGCTTCCTCGCTCAACAACGTCAGTTCGTCGAGGCAAGCTTGGAGGGACGCTGCTGTCTTTGCCGTCTTGAGACGAACGATCGCGGACACGAGAGCGTCTTCGACAGCTTGCCAGTTTCCTGCCGCGCCTTCCTCCACCGCAGCGCTAATAAGCTTACGAATATCTCGGCGTGTTATTGTGATGCGCTCTTTCATGACGCGCAGCCGTCTGCTCTCCTCGGCGGCCTGGTTAGCCATGATTGCGAGTTCTTCTGCCCGGGCAAGGAGCGGCGCGAGGCTGAAACCGTACGCGGTTTCGATCGCACCGTCGTTTCCTTTGCGAGCGTAACGTTTGCCGTTCGGACTGTCATTCCGCTGGATAAGCCCAGCCTCGACAAGAATACCAAGGTTTTCGCGTAGCGTCGTTCCTGCGATCCCGTTCGCTCGGATCGCCAGCTGCGCGTTTGATGGAAAGACGACTAGATTGCTCTCTTCGCTCAGCTCCTGTTCTGGGTAGAATGTCAGCAGGGCATTCAAGACGGCAAGAGCACGGTCACGCAGACCGAGTATCGTTCTTGCCTCGCATGCGCTGCGATAAACTTTCCACTTGTCGACGGACTTACCCGCCTTGATGTTTGCCGTCGAAAGCTGAGCCTTCACCAAGGCAAGCGTCATCCGCCGCCGCCCGAATGGCGTCGTCACATTTCCTATTTGCATTTTCCTCTCACCTTTCTGAAGGCAAAGGAAATCCGCTCACCAAACTGGCGCCAAAGACTCTTGACTGCGATTCATGGAAATGCGATTCTCAGGCTGCTTAGACATGAGGAAGGCTTCCACGACGGCGACGTTTGGGGGCCTTTTTCTTTTGCCGCTATTTTCCTTCTGTTTCAGTTGATTTCAGAAACTCCTGATGAAAACGACCGAGGTTTTCGGCGATGAACCGACCAAACCTTGCTGCGTCGTTCGCCTTCAGTGCGATAGAGTAGCTTTTCCCGCTTCCCTTGAACTCTGCCCGTACACTTGAATCATCTGCGCGCCATTCGCTCGCATTGCTTGGCCGCTTCGAAGGCTTCGTTGCCTTCTTGATGCCTCTAGCTAGAAACTCGAAACGAGCGTCTGATTCGAGAGAAAGGAATGCTTGATCGGCGACTAGGATACGCGCCAGTTCAAGCGTTGTCGGCCTTTCGATCTGCTGCGCCAACTCAGTCCAGCGATCTCGGCCGACGGACTTCGCCGCACCAATCGCATTCGCGATTTCGGCTGGTACGCGACCTGATACCGACAGCATCCGGGTCAACATAGGCGCATCTACAGAGAGGGCGGCCTGGATCGTCGCCCGTTCGTATGCCAATTCGACCAATCGCTGCGCGAACATTGCGCGTTCTATGAAAGACAGGTTCTCTCGCGCCGAATTTTCCTGACCCTGGGCGATGACGTGGTCTGCGTCTGAGATTGCTTTTACGACAGCGCGGACCGGGCGTCCGAGATCCTTGGCCGCGCGCGCGCGACGATGCCCGAAGACGATTTGGTAGCGACCTTCAGCCGTCGGGTGAGGGCGGACCTGTATTGGCGTGTCTTGTCCCCGCTCACGGATCGCTTCGAGGAGTTCGGCGTAAGCG includes:
- a CDS encoding site-specific integrase — encoded protein: MAKAKQSLTAVERRAEELDTIAAVLPMERRDELAELLTDHDVETLRHLVNQGMGDNTLRALTSDLAYLEAWGLAATKKSLPWPAPEALLLKFVAHHLWDPEKRASAPDHGMPTDVDDSLRSQGFLKSVGPHAPATVRRRLANWSTLTKWRGLDGAFASPALKSAIRLAVRAVPRMRGRKSAKAVTGDVLAKLLSTCATDSLRDLRDRAILMVAFASGGRRRSEIAALRVEQLTVEPPVEMPDGPPLPSLAIHLGRTKTTTGEQDDIVYLTGRPVEALNAWMAAAKIDKGSVFRGIGRWSTVSKRAIDPQSVNAILKQRAVMAGLDSGEFSAHGLRSGYLTEAANRGIPLPEAMEQSRHRSVQQASSYYNNATRRSGRAARML
- a CDS encoding VOC family protein, translated to MFSHIMIGARELEPMVAFYDAVLAPLDLRRVVEFDDIGEAGVIWRKGDRRWPQFVLRHPINGLPATWGNGVQISFAAPSRECIDLAWATAMQNGALDEGAPGIRPQYAEDFYAAYCRDPEGNKLCFVHAQGVPAF
- a CDS encoding cysteine hydrolase family protein; protein product: MNDSPWIHLCIDMQRMFAEDTPWHVPWMKEVSPQVQEIARRHPQQTVFTRFVPPKRAEDMLGMWRSYYEKWDTMTLDRLEPDMVDLVPSLKALVPPARIFDKMTYSPWTTGELHRVLAGEKVETIAISGGETDVCVLAAALGAIDLGYRVILLKDAVCSGADDTHDASLELLGDRFSVQLEISSTEGFLSQV
- the nadE gene encoding ammonia-dependent NAD(+) synthetase gives rise to the protein MDNEQHSISQALGVTADFDAALEARRRIDFLSHYLRQASCRTFVLGISGGVDSLAAGLLAQSAVSELRADEYDARFIAVRLPYGVQADETDAQKSLSVIRPDRIVTIDIKPAADAMLDAVIAEGEDLVEPDRKHFHLGNIKARQRMIAQYALAGSTRGLVIGTDQAAEALMGFFTKFGDGAADLLPLAGLTKRRVRAMAEQMGAPPELVLKVPTADLESDAPLRPDEDVYGVTYDDIDNFLEGKAIAEPARQRILKTYWASGHKRALPIAPFD
- a CDS encoding DUF4142 domain-containing protein gives rise to the protein MKRTLILASILLATAGSAALAQSTAEKTGVNSVMGVAPKTEDFVLEAASSDMFEIESSKLAVERSDEKTKAFAQQMLTDHQKTSDELKAMVTAGKVKATIPTAMSSAHQGMLDDLKKLQGEEFTKQYHSDQEDVHEDAVDLFKRYGDEGENAELKAWAAKTRPALEHHLQMATEMNK
- the repC gene encoding plasmid replication protein RepC, with protein sequence MQIGNVTTPFGRRRMTLALVKAQLSTANIKAGKSVDKWKVYRSACEARTILGLRDRALAVLNALLTFYPEQELSEESNLVVFPSNAQLAIRANGIAGTTLRENLGILVEAGLIQRNDSPNGKRYARKGNDGAIETAYGFSLAPLLARAEELAIMANQAAEESRRLRVMKERITITRRDIRKLISAAVEEGAAGNWQAVEDALVSAIVRLKTAKTAASLQACLDELTLLSEEAINMLEIQLISTESDTNDSGNRHHIQNSNTESLNEFEPSSRNEQGERMVPQRRSAAEPIKAFPLGMVLRACPQISDYGAGGVISHWRELMTAAVVVRTTLGVSPSAYQEACEVMGPENAAVAMACVLERAGHISSPGGYLRDLTRRAERGEFSLGPMLMALLRTQEPDGRKSA
- the repB gene encoding plasmid partitioning protein RepB, giving the protein MARKDIFANITSPANASVERKATPGYATHGASRSMISSLSELRDKVEQAAQQVPGETIIELDPEALDSSFVSDRMGIDDVAYAELLEAIRERGQDTPIQVRPHPTAEGRYQIVFGHRRARAAKDLGRPVRAVVKAISDADHVIAQGQENSARENLSFIERAMFAQRLVELAYERATIQAALSVDAPMLTRMLSVSGRVPAEIANAIGAAKSVGRDRWTELAQQIERPTTLELARILVADQAFLSLESDARFEFLARGIKKATKPSKRPSNASEWRADDSSVRAEFKGSGKSYSIALKANDAARFGRFIAENLGRFHQEFLKSTETEGK